The following are encoded together in the Gilvimarinus sp. DA14 genome:
- a CDS encoding efflux RND transporter permease subunit: MNISKFFVDRPIFAGVISLLIFIAGFLAMFQLPISEYPEVSPPSVVVSASYPGANPKVIAETLATPLEEQLAGTENMLYMSSQATTDGRMNLTVTFKIGTDVDLAQQMVQNRVSQALPRLPEVTRQAGVTVVKSSPDLTMVVHLISPNKSYDELYLRNYAVLNVKDELAKVAGVGQVRLFGSGDYAMRVWLNPEKIAEKNLTASDVVNAIREQNVQAAAGIIGGAPITNLVDVQLPVNAKGRLDNPEEFNDIIIRAGRNGEITRLEDVARIELGASEFSLGSMLDNQPAVAIPIFQSPGANAIQISDDVRATMAELKERFPEGVDYRVVYDPTIFVKSSIKAVIKTLLEALALVVIVVIVFLQTWRASIIPLLAVPVSIVGTFALMSAFGFSINTLSLFGLVLAIGIVVDDAIVVVENVERNIEEGLSPLQATYKAMQEVSGPIIAISLTLIAVFVPIAFVSGLTGQFYKQFALTIAISTVISAINSLTLSPALAALLLKPHDAPKDRLTRGIDAVFGRFFAWFNRTFKRASDGYSNQVGRLLGRKGLTVAVYGLLLAVTVGEFNVIPKGFVPAQDKQYLIAFAQLPDGATLERTKGVIREMGEIGLAETGVQNAVQFPGLSINGFMNSSSAGIVFFPLEAFDKRQGDELSAGAIAQRLQMKFAGIEEAFIAIFPPPPVQGLGTTGGFKLQIEDRAGLGYEKLAEVVQQVQQKAWQRPELASVYSNYKINVPQLYADLDRTKAKQLGLDIKDIFDTMQIYLGSLYVNDFNQFGRTYQVIAQADAEYRNTPADAMALKVRNQQGDMVPLGTVLSMEESYGPESATHYNGYLSADLNGNAAPGYSSGEAQDAITEVLAQTLPRGIEFEWTDLTYQEVLAGNTAIIILPLCLLLVFLVLAAQYESLALPVVVVLIVPLSILAALFGVWLTDGDNNIFTQISLFVLAGLASKNAILIVEFARELEQRGIATLEAAITASRMRLRPILMTSFAFIMGVVPMVFSTGAGSEMRSVMGIAVFSGMLGVTFFGLFFTPVFYVLLRKIEGKSYFKPNSHVAENAPLPSQV, from the coding sequence ATGAATATCTCCAAATTTTTTGTGGATCGACCCATTTTTGCCGGTGTGATTTCGCTGCTGATTTTTATCGCAGGGTTTCTCGCCATGTTCCAGCTTCCCATATCGGAGTACCCCGAGGTTTCGCCGCCATCTGTGGTGGTGAGTGCTTCGTACCCGGGCGCCAACCCCAAAGTCATTGCCGAAACCCTGGCCACGCCACTGGAGGAGCAATTGGCCGGTACCGAAAATATGTTGTACATGTCGTCGCAAGCGACCACCGACGGCCGCATGAATCTAACCGTTACCTTTAAAATTGGCACCGATGTGGATTTGGCGCAGCAGATGGTGCAAAACCGAGTCTCGCAGGCGCTGCCGCGTTTGCCCGAGGTAACCCGCCAGGCGGGGGTCACCGTGGTAAAAAGTTCGCCCGACTTAACCATGGTGGTGCATTTGATTTCACCGAATAAAAGCTATGACGAGCTGTACCTGCGCAACTACGCTGTACTGAATGTAAAAGACGAGTTGGCTAAAGTGGCAGGTGTGGGCCAGGTGCGCCTATTTGGCTCGGGCGATTACGCCATGCGGGTGTGGCTCAACCCGGAAAAAATAGCCGAAAAAAACCTGACGGCCAGTGATGTAGTCAACGCTATTCGTGAACAAAATGTACAGGCCGCCGCCGGCATTATTGGTGGTGCACCCATTACCAATCTCGTTGACGTGCAACTGCCGGTGAATGCCAAGGGCCGCTTGGATAACCCGGAAGAATTTAATGACATTATTATTCGCGCCGGTCGCAATGGAGAAATTACCCGGCTGGAGGATGTCGCCCGCATTGAGTTAGGTGCCTCTGAATTCAGCTTAGGCTCCATGCTCGATAATCAGCCCGCGGTAGCGATTCCGATTTTTCAGTCTCCCGGTGCAAACGCCATTCAAATCTCGGATGACGTGCGCGCGACTATGGCTGAGCTCAAAGAGCGATTTCCTGAGGGCGTGGATTACCGCGTGGTGTACGACCCGACCATTTTTGTTAAAAGCTCCATCAAGGCCGTGATTAAAACCTTACTTGAGGCTTTGGCACTTGTGGTTATTGTGGTCATCGTATTTTTGCAAACATGGCGCGCCTCCATTATTCCGCTGCTCGCGGTTCCCGTTTCTATTGTCGGTACCTTTGCACTGATGTCGGCATTTGGCTTTTCCATCAACACCTTATCGCTGTTTGGTCTGGTGCTGGCCATTGGCATTGTGGTGGATGATGCGATTGTGGTAGTTGAGAACGTGGAGCGTAATATTGAGGAGGGCTTAAGCCCGTTACAAGCCACTTACAAAGCCATGCAGGAAGTCAGCGGGCCGATTATTGCGATCTCACTGACGCTGATAGCGGTGTTTGTGCCTATCGCGTTTGTCAGTGGATTAACCGGACAGTTCTATAAACAGTTTGCCTTGACGATTGCAATTTCCACCGTTATCTCGGCCATTAACTCCCTTACCTTAAGCCCTGCTCTGGCAGCGCTATTGCTAAAGCCACACGACGCTCCCAAAGATAGACTGACCCGTGGCATTGACGCCGTATTCGGCCGCTTCTTTGCCTGGTTTAATCGCACTTTCAAGCGAGCCTCGGACGGCTATTCAAATCAGGTGGGTCGCTTGCTGGGGCGTAAAGGTCTGACGGTTGCTGTTTACGGTCTGCTGCTGGCCGTGACGGTAGGGGAATTTAATGTCATTCCCAAAGGTTTTGTGCCGGCCCAAGACAAACAATACCTGATTGCTTTTGCGCAACTACCAGACGGCGCCACGCTTGAGCGTACCAAAGGCGTCATTCGTGAAATGGGCGAAATTGGCCTGGCTGAAACCGGCGTACAAAATGCGGTGCAATTTCCCGGCCTGAGCATTAACGGGTTTATGAACAGCTCAAGCGCCGGAATTGTTTTCTTCCCGCTCGAGGCGTTTGATAAGCGCCAGGGCGATGAATTGTCGGCAGGCGCGATTGCGCAGCGCTTACAGATGAAGTTTGCAGGCATTGAAGAAGCATTTATTGCGATCTTCCCGCCTCCGCCGGTGCAGGGGTTGGGTACAACCGGTGGCTTTAAATTGCAGATTGAAGATCGCGCCGGATTGGGGTACGAAAAACTTGCTGAGGTGGTGCAGCAGGTGCAACAAAAAGCCTGGCAGCGGCCCGAGCTTGCCAGTGTTTACTCCAACTACAAAATTAACGTACCGCAACTTTATGCTGATTTAGATCGCACTAAGGCCAAACAGCTGGGCCTGGATATCAAAGACATCTTCGACACCATGCAAATTTATCTGGGGTCTTTGTATGTGAATGATTTCAACCAGTTTGGCCGCACTTATCAAGTGATAGCCCAGGCGGACGCCGAGTATCGCAATACCCCGGCCGATGCCATGGCGTTAAAAGTACGTAATCAGCAGGGCGATATGGTGCCACTTGGAACAGTGCTGAGTATGGAGGAAAGCTACGGCCCCGAAAGTGCAACACACTACAACGGTTATCTGTCGGCAGACCTGAACGGTAACGCCGCACCTGGATACTCCAGCGGCGAGGCGCAGGATGCGATTACCGAAGTGTTGGCGCAAACTCTACCAAGGGGCATCGAGTTTGAGTGGACAGACCTGACTTATCAAGAGGTGCTGGCCGGTAATACCGCGATCATTATTTTGCCACTGTGCCTATTGCTGGTGTTTTTGGTACTGGCGGCGCAATACGAGAGCTTGGCACTGCCGGTGGTCGTGGTGTTAATAGTACCTTTATCCATTCTAGCGGCGCTCTTTGGCGTGTGGCTAACCGATGGGGATAACAACATATTTACTCAAATCAGCTTGTTTGTGTTGGCCGGACTTGCCAGTAAAAATGCGATATTAATTGTCGAGTTTGCGCGTGAGCTCGAGCAGCGAGGTATTGCAACTTTGGAGGCCGCAATCACTGCCAGCCGTATGCGTTTGCGCCCCATATTGATGACCTCTTTCGCGTTTATTATGGGGGTTGTACCCATGGTGTTCTCAACGGGGGCAGGCTCAGAAATGCGCAGCGTGATGGGTATTGCGGTGTTTTCGGGAATGTTGGGGGTGACTTTCTTTGGCCTGTTTTTTACCCCGGTTTTCTACGTTCTGCTGCGTAAGATAGAGGGCAAAAGCTACTTTAAGCCTAACAGTCACGTAGCTGAAAACGCGCCATTACCGAGTCAGGTGTAA
- a CDS encoding efflux transporter outer membrane subunit, whose translation MKHKTSQIKLVGVALLPLAIAACSAFKSPEQVRANAQLPEPEVSFSLPEQATNAKPVAQWWMQFNDAELDRLVSAALEHNHSVRIAAASLNESRAYLRETKLDRYPTVEAELSARRERQSADRVGTQGSRISETYSTGFDASWELDLFGRVRNGVRASQAQVAMSEADLHAAQVSVAAEVASAYVNLRGYQYLLDVAAQNVAIQQQTFNLTERYFDVGLEDELNVARAKSQLELTRARVPSIEALINTSLNRLGVLTGRQLPALKTQLAEAQALPSLPAAFAVGDPQSLLQRRPDIHRAEQALAQSVAQYNIRVADLYPSISITGGLGYLSSDWSRLGDSPTSTFLFAPQIHWAAFNLGRVNAEIDAADARTQARLAEFEQSVLVALEETDNSLQNYTREEQRRAGLQQAAKASAKAAELAGRKFELGNGDFLTVLDAQRSQLDVSAQLAQSDIQVLLNLIAVYKSLGGGWDAPTELAGR comes from the coding sequence ATGAAGCACAAAACATCCCAGATAAAGCTTGTAGGCGTAGCGCTTTTGCCTCTGGCGATTGCCGCTTGCAGTGCCTTTAAGTCTCCCGAGCAAGTGCGCGCCAATGCACAGCTGCCTGAGCCCGAGGTGAGTTTTTCTCTGCCTGAACAGGCTACGAATGCCAAACCCGTTGCCCAATGGTGGATGCAGTTTAACGATGCAGAGCTAGATCGTCTGGTCAGCGCTGCGCTTGAACACAATCACAGTGTGCGTATTGCGGCGGCCTCTTTGAATGAGTCGCGCGCTTACCTGCGCGAAACTAAACTTGACCGGTATCCCACGGTGGAAGCCGAGCTTAGTGCGCGCCGCGAGCGCCAGAGCGCGGATCGAGTTGGTACGCAGGGCTCGCGCATCAGCGAAACTTACAGTACCGGGTTTGATGCCAGCTGGGAGTTGGATCTGTTTGGCCGCGTTCGCAACGGCGTGCGAGCATCGCAGGCGCAGGTCGCCATGAGCGAGGCGGATTTACATGCCGCCCAGGTGAGTGTAGCGGCCGAAGTGGCCAGCGCCTATGTGAACTTGCGTGGGTACCAATATCTGCTTGATGTGGCCGCGCAAAATGTGGCCATTCAGCAGCAGACATTCAATTTAACCGAGCGCTATTTCGACGTGGGTCTGGAAGATGAGCTCAATGTGGCGCGCGCGAAGTCGCAGCTGGAGCTCACCCGCGCCCGCGTGCCCAGCATAGAGGCGCTAATCAATACGTCGCTCAACCGTTTGGGCGTGTTGACTGGCCGTCAACTGCCGGCGTTAAAAACACAGCTTGCTGAAGCGCAAGCGCTGCCAAGTTTGCCGGCGGCGTTTGCCGTGGGGGACCCACAAAGCTTGCTGCAGCGTCGCCCAGACATTCACCGTGCAGAACAGGCTTTGGCGCAGTCGGTAGCTCAGTACAATATTCGTGTAGCCGACTTGTACCCGAGCATCAGTATTACCGGCGGGCTGGGGTATCTTTCCAGTGATTGGTCGCGCCTGGGCGATAGTCCTACTTCCACCTTCTTGTTTGCACCGCAAATTCATTGGGCGGCGTTTAACCTGGGGCGGGTGAATGCTGAAATTGACGCAGCCGATGCCCGCACCCAGGCGCGCTTGGCTGAATTTGAGCAAAGCGTGCTGGTCGCGCTGGAGGAGACCGACAACAGCTTGCAGAATTACACTCGCGAGGAGCAGCGTCGGGCGGGCTTGCAGCAGGCGGCTAAGGCGAGTGCCAAGGCGGCTGAGTTAGCCGGGCGCAAGTTCGAGTTGGGCAACGGTGACTTCCTAACCGTTTTGGATGCCCAGCGCTCGCAGCTGGACGTGAGCGCACAGTTAGCCCAAAGCGATATTCAGGTACTGCTCAATTTGATTGCGGTGTATAAATCTTTGGGCGGTGGCTGGGATGCTCCAACAGAGTTGGCGGGTCGTTAA
- a CDS encoding Dabb family protein translates to MRHIVAFKYKDGTTEDQIQTITEVFSQFPEKIPGIVDFEYGENNSPEGLHKGFNHVYVLTFDSEKSRDEYLPHPEHKKLKELLDKMGILEDVFVIDYPLNN, encoded by the coding sequence GTGCGTCATATCGTTGCTTTTAAATACAAGGACGGAACCACCGAAGATCAGATTCAAACCATTACCGAAGTTTTTAGCCAATTTCCGGAAAAAATCCCTGGTATCGTCGATTTTGAATATGGCGAAAACAACAGTCCGGAAGGCTTACACAAAGGATTCAATCACGTTTATGTGCTCACCTTTGACAGTGAAAAATCCAGGGACGAATACTTGCCCCACCCAGAGCACAAAAAGTTGAAAGAGTTGCTAGACAAAATGGGTATTCTTGAGGATGTATTTGTCATCGATTATCCATTGAATAACTAG
- a CDS encoding ExeM/NucH family extracellular endonuclease gives MKKGILAAAIALAASHANADLLITSVFDGPLPGGLPKGIEVYASADITDLSEYGLGSANNGGGSDGEEFVFPPVSVPAGTFITVASEDIGFSDFFGFPPDYTGSVASINGDDAIELFHNGAVIDVFGEQDTDGTGTAWDYQDGWAYRQDGASVADQFTPGEWQYSGANALDGEATNASAASPVPLGSFGGNTTPAPASVIINELDADTDGTDELEFIELYDGGIGNTDLSGLTLVLYNGSSDTSYAAFDLSGYSTNAEGYFVLGNPNVANVDLVIGASNSLQNGADAAVLVSAQAASFPSGSALPTDNILDALVYGTNDDDDTGLLALLNGGQAQVNESAANGSPVDSNQRCDNGAGGARNTDSYIQASPTPGSANNCEPVAAELTLISAIQGTPDTYGSNSYGETDVSPLINQTVTVEAVVVGDFQNGDADDSRNLNGFYLQEETLDEDGNPASSEGVFVYHSDTDVNLGDKVRLTARVDQYYGETQLSNVSDLQIIASNALGDVTPASISLANNSAVTQGQNGNYQPDLEAYEGMLVTFTDTLTITEQYQLDRFNEVRLVAGERPMQFTQLNAPSVSGLQTHLANLGARSIVYDDGLNEQNASVNNLDGFAPYSEATAPRMGDTISNLTGVLDYKWAGNSASGATWRVRANSEGINQVVSSEPRPAAPSVAGNVKLASLNVLNYFTTLDNGGSTAVGMSPRGADSADELARQQAKLVNAIVQLDADALALVEIENEFDNTNDGSTALETLVNAVNAELGNQTYDYVYPDSQFVGTDAIAVAIIYQTDSLTLAEGSTPALLDDTAAASLDIFAARDFNAQPIFNGPATNRVALAASFSHSESGERFTLVANHFKSKGSSSLEDSGDINYDQNDGAGFWNQRRLDAATALVNWLETSPTGINTDQVAIAGDLNAYAAEAPVQYLLDQGYVNPETASDYSYVFDGQTGTLDYVLLSSALADKLAGHAIWNINADEADALDYNLDYGRDPGYFDASTAYRSSDHDPLIVGLQLQSQSLTLDALISSFQQMLLTGQLQGNGRWSAIQSINAFLYYTTLEKAQWFDNRGRERQACNFLGKAAKHSDGGRSDWIAGEGLSDWNSTLAGIIAAKCD, from the coding sequence ATGAAAAAAGGAATTCTGGCGGCGGCCATCGCCCTGGCAGCCAGTCACGCAAATGCCGATTTACTGATTACCTCTGTATTCGACGGCCCATTGCCGGGCGGCCTGCCCAAAGGCATTGAGGTCTACGCCAGCGCCGATATTACCGACCTGAGCGAATACGGCCTGGGTAGCGCCAACAATGGCGGCGGCAGCGACGGGGAAGAGTTTGTGTTCCCGCCCGTGAGCGTACCGGCCGGCACTTTTATCACCGTCGCCAGTGAAGACATTGGTTTTAGCGACTTCTTTGGTTTTCCTCCGGATTACACAGGCTCGGTTGCCAGCATTAACGGCGATGACGCCATCGAGCTGTTCCACAATGGCGCGGTGATTGACGTATTCGGCGAGCAGGACACAGACGGTACAGGCACCGCCTGGGATTACCAGGACGGCTGGGCTTACCGTCAGGACGGCGCCTCGGTTGCCGATCAGTTCACCCCGGGCGAATGGCAGTACAGCGGCGCCAATGCGCTGGACGGTGAGGCGACCAACGCCAGCGCCGCCAGCCCTGTTCCCCTGGGCAGCTTTGGCGGCAACACCACCCCCGCGCCGGCCAGCGTCATTATTAACGAGCTGGACGCCGATACCGACGGCACCGATGAGCTCGAGTTTATCGAGCTTTACGATGGCGGCATTGGCAATACCGACCTAAGCGGCCTGACCCTGGTGCTGTATAACGGCAGCAGCGACACCAGCTACGCCGCCTTTGATTTAAGCGGTTACAGCACCAATGCCGAAGGCTACTTTGTCTTGGGCAACCCCAATGTCGCCAATGTCGATTTGGTAATCGGTGCCAGCAACAGCCTGCAAAACGGCGCCGATGCCGCCGTGCTGGTCAGTGCACAGGCCGCCAGCTTCCCCAGCGGCAGCGCCCTGCCCACCGATAACATTCTGGACGCACTGGTTTACGGCACCAATGACGACGACGACACCGGCTTGCTGGCACTGTTAAATGGGGGGCAGGCACAGGTAAACGAAAGCGCCGCTAACGGCAGCCCGGTGGATTCCAACCAGCGCTGCGACAATGGCGCCGGCGGAGCCCGCAACACCGACAGTTATATTCAGGCATCACCCACACCGGGCAGCGCCAATAACTGCGAGCCCGTGGCAGCCGAGTTAACCTTAATTTCTGCGATTCAGGGCACCCCCGACACCTACGGCAGCAACAGTTACGGCGAGACGGATGTCAGCCCGCTGATCAATCAAACCGTGACCGTCGAGGCGGTGGTTGTAGGGGATTTCCAAAACGGCGACGCTGACGACAGCCGCAACCTAAACGGCTTTTACCTGCAGGAAGAAACCCTGGACGAAGACGGCAACCCGGCAAGTTCCGAGGGCGTGTTTGTCTACCACAGTGATACCGACGTTAACCTGGGCGATAAAGTGCGCTTAACCGCGCGGGTAGATCAATACTACGGCGAGACTCAACTTTCGAACGTTAGCGATTTACAGATTATCGCCAGCAATGCCCTCGGCGACGTCACTCCCGCCAGTATTTCTCTGGCCAATAACAGCGCGGTTACCCAGGGTCAGAACGGCAACTACCAGCCTGATTTAGAAGCCTACGAAGGCATGCTGGTCACCTTTACCGATACGCTCACCATTACCGAACAATACCAGCTGGATCGCTTTAACGAGGTACGCCTGGTGGCGGGCGAACGCCCCATGCAGTTTACCCAGCTAAATGCCCCCAGCGTTAGCGGCCTGCAGACTCATTTAGCAAACCTGGGTGCTCGCAGCATTGTTTACGACGATGGTTTAAACGAGCAGAACGCCAGTGTAAACAACCTGGACGGTTTCGCCCCCTACAGCGAAGCCACCGCACCGCGCATGGGCGATACCATCAGTAACCTGACCGGCGTATTGGATTACAAATGGGCGGGTAACTCTGCCTCGGGTGCCACCTGGCGTGTACGCGCGAACAGTGAAGGCATTAACCAAGTAGTCAGCAGCGAACCGCGCCCCGCTGCACCCTCGGTGGCGGGCAATGTAAAACTCGCCTCGCTGAATGTGCTGAATTATTTCACCACGTTGGATAACGGCGGCAGCACCGCCGTGGGTATGAGCCCGCGCGGCGCCGACTCCGCCGACGAGCTGGCGCGCCAGCAAGCCAAGCTGGTGAACGCCATTGTGCAGCTGGATGCCGATGCCCTGGCACTGGTGGAAATTGAAAACGAGTTTGATAACACCAACGACGGCTCCACCGCGCTGGAAACCTTAGTCAATGCGGTCAACGCCGAGTTGGGTAATCAAACTTACGATTATGTTTACCCGGATTCACAGTTTGTCGGCACCGACGCCATTGCCGTGGCGATTATTTACCAAACCGACAGCTTAACCCTGGCCGAAGGCAGCACCCCGGCCCTGCTGGATGATACAGCGGCGGCAAGCCTGGATATTTTCGCCGCGCGCGACTTTAACGCCCAACCCATCTTTAACGGCCCGGCCACCAACCGCGTGGCACTGGCAGCGAGCTTTAGCCACAGCGAATCCGGCGAACGCTTTACCTTGGTGGCGAACCATTTTAAATCCAAAGGAAGCTCCAGCCTGGAAGACAGTGGCGATATTAACTACGACCAAAACGACGGCGCCGGTTTCTGGAATCAACGCCGCCTGGACGCGGCCACTGCTTTGGTTAACTGGTTAGAGACATCACCCACGGGGATCAATACCGACCAAGTGGCCATCGCCGGCGACCTCAACGCCTATGCCGCCGAAGCACCGGTGCAGTACCTGTTGGATCAGGGTTATGTAAACCCCGAAACCGCCAGCGATTACTCTTACGTTTTCGACGGCCAGACCGGCACCCTGGACTATGTTCTGCTCAGCAGCGCCTTAGCCGACAAACTTGCGGGCCATGCGATCTGGAACATTAACGCCGACGAAGCCGACGCGCTGGACTACAACCTGGATTACGGCCGCGACCCCGGCTACTTTGACGCAAGCACCGCCTACCGCAGCTCGGACCACGACCCGTTAATTGTGGGCCTGCAACTGCAAAGCCAGAGCCTGACCCTGGATGCATTGATCAGCAGCTTCCAGCAAATGCTGCTGACCGGCCAACTGCAGGGCAATGGACGCTGGTCCGCGATTCAATCCATCAACGCCTTTCTCTACTACACCACCTTAGAGAAAGCACAATGGTTTGATAACCGCGGCCGCGAGCGTCAGGCCTGCAACTTTCTCGGCAAAGCCGCCAAGCACTCCGATGGCGGACGCAGCGATTGGATTGCGGGAGAGGGCTTAAGTGATTGGAACAGCACCCTGGCAGGTATTATTGCCGCCAAGTGTGATTAA
- a CDS encoding AraC family transcriptional regulator — MATTLTSWAQLIWETLQNDGIDSRAVFAKAGLNPALLSDPTGRYPTSGMHILWAEGQARYSKKDFGLAVGQRWHPTTFNALGFAWLASDNLYTALERLVRYAQLVNSGLVAELTSQGTVYQLRIQPHGDAHGAANLAGLTALMVMCRALLGPSFTPVELGLPAGSDSDSAAVEAFFGCRIHAKQTHSFLNIDRQQAHIHLPGANSQLALVNEKLALENLSRVTDSNIRARAGQAIAKRLPTGNVSEESVAAELALSTRSLQRRLSEENSSFKQLLDKVRRELAKHYLESGEHSFSEISYLLGYGDQPSFSRAFKRWFAMSPSQYRSAHNPGNIGKSGGAQF; from the coding sequence ATGGCTACAACGCTGACCAGCTGGGCTCAACTGATTTGGGAAACACTGCAAAACGATGGTATAGACAGCCGCGCGGTATTTGCCAAAGCGGGATTAAACCCCGCCCTATTGTCGGACCCCACTGGCCGCTACCCCACCAGCGGCATGCATATACTTTGGGCCGAGGGCCAGGCGCGTTACTCAAAAAAAGATTTCGGCCTGGCGGTTGGTCAACGCTGGCACCCCACCACATTTAACGCCTTGGGTTTTGCCTGGTTGGCGAGCGATAATCTTTATACCGCGCTCGAGCGCCTGGTGCGCTACGCGCAACTGGTTAACAGCGGCTTAGTGGCCGAACTTACCAGTCAGGGCACGGTGTACCAGCTGCGCATTCAACCCCACGGCGATGCCCATGGCGCGGCCAACCTGGCGGGCCTGACAGCACTAATGGTGATGTGCCGCGCCCTGCTAGGCCCGAGCTTTACCCCGGTGGAGTTGGGCCTGCCCGCCGGCAGCGATAGTGACTCGGCGGCGGTGGAAGCTTTTTTTGGTTGCCGAATTCACGCCAAGCAAACCCATAGCTTTCTAAATATAGATCGGCAACAGGCGCATATTCATTTACCCGGCGCCAACTCGCAGCTGGCACTGGTCAATGAAAAGCTCGCATTGGAAAATTTAAGTCGGGTCACCGACAGCAATATCCGCGCACGCGCCGGACAGGCCATTGCCAAACGTTTGCCCACAGGTAACGTCAGCGAAGAGAGTGTAGCGGCCGAGCTGGCGTTAAGCACCCGCAGCCTGCAACGTCGACTAAGTGAGGAAAACAGCAGCTTTAAACAGCTGTTGGATAAGGTTCGGCGCGAGCTGGCCAAGCATTATCTAGAATCTGGCGAGCACTCGTTTAGTGAAATCAGCTACCTGCTGGGCTATGGCGACCAGCCCAGTTTTAGCCGCGCTTTTAAGCGCTGGTTTGCCATGTCGCCCTCCCAGTACCGCAGCGCGCATAACCCGGGCAACATTGGCAAGAGCGGTGGCGCACAGTTTTAA
- the lpxC gene encoding UDP-3-O-acyl-N-acetylglucosamine deacetylase has protein sequence MKTHYYQHTINTPFTCFGRGLHTGVPVVMKVLPAEENTGRTFVRRDCLSGQNEVRAIWFNVRDTRLSTKIGNRFGVTVSTVEHLMAAFAAHGVDNVKIVLDGPEVPILEGSSRTFSDLILASGLRQQKARRRVIVVRRPVEVAHGDKWGRLKAATEMSADMTIDFDAKAIGRQKLRGIKLDEQTFVRSIRDARTFGMMEDVETLARHGFARGASLKNAIVVNDDKVMNPEGLFYPDEFVRHKVLDLYGDLAMAGAPIIGHFSGFKSGHQINAELVSQLLTDSSNFSFVDAQLAEKFWQDSRVRDIA, from the coding sequence ATGAAAACTCACTATTATCAACACACCATCAATACACCTTTTACCTGCTTTGGCAGAGGCTTACACACAGGTGTGCCCGTGGTTATGAAAGTATTACCCGCCGAGGAAAATACCGGTCGTACCTTTGTGCGCCGCGATTGTCTGAGCGGACAAAACGAGGTGCGCGCTATTTGGTTTAATGTGCGCGATACTCGTCTGAGCACCAAAATTGGCAATCGCTTTGGCGTAACCGTGAGTACGGTCGAACATCTTATGGCCGCGTTTGCCGCCCATGGTGTGGACAATGTAAAAATCGTTCTGGACGGCCCAGAAGTGCCGATTCTGGAAGGTAGCTCAAGAACCTTTTCGGATCTGATTTTGGCCTCGGGCCTTAGGCAACAGAAAGCCCGCCGTCGGGTGATTGTGGTGCGCCGCCCGGTAGAGGTCGCTCACGGCGACAAATGGGGTCGGTTAAAAGCTGCCACCGAAATGTCCGCCGATATGACCATCGACTTTGATGCCAAAGCGATTGGTCGGCAGAAATTACGCGGCATTAAGTTGGACGAACAGACTTTTGTACGCAGTATTCGCGATGCACGTACCTTCGGCATGATGGAAGATGTAGAAACTCTGGCGCGCCATGGCTTTGCGCGCGGCGCTTCACTGAAAAACGCCATTGTGGTGAATGACGATAAAGTGATGAACCCTGAAGGATTGTTTTACCCCGATGAGTTTGTGCGTCACAAAGTGTTGGATTTGTACGGTGATTTAGCCATGGCCGGTGCGCCCATTATTGGACACTTTAGCGGCTTTAAAAGCGGCCACCAGATAAACGCCGAGCTGGTAAGCCAGCTTCTGACAGACTCCAGCAACTTCTCGTTTGTGGATGCCCAGCTGGCGGAAAAATTTTGGCAAGACAGCCGCGTACGCGATATTGCCTAA